A single Salmo trutta chromosome 14, fSalTru1.1, whole genome shotgun sequence DNA region contains:
- the LOC115147211 gene encoding 40S ribosomal protein SA isoform X2, with amino-acid sequence MSGGLDVLQMKEEDVLKFLAAGTHLGGTNMDFQMEHYTYKRKSDGVYIINLKKTWEKLLLAARAIVAIENPADVCVISSRNTGQRAVLKFASATGATTFHGRFTPGTFTNQIQAAFREPRLLIVTDPRADHQPLTEASYVNIPTIAMCNTDSPLRYVDIAIPCNNKGHHSVGLMWWMLSREVLRMRGTISREHPWEVMPDLYFYRDPEEIEKEEQAAAEKAVGKEEFQGEWTAPTADFAQPEVADWSEGVAVPSVPIQQFPAGIEAAAPSKAPAAAEGFAEDWSAQPATEDWSAAPTAQATEWGGASADWS; translated from the exons ATGTCCGGAGGTCTGGATGTGCTGcagatgaaggaggaggatgtgcTCAAGTTCCTGGCAGCCGGGACCCACCTGGGAGGTACCAACATGGACTTCCAGATGGAGCACTACACGTACAAGAGAAAGAGTGATG GTGTGTACATCATCAACCTGAAGAAGACATGGGAGAAGCTGCTGCTGGCTGCCCGTGCCATCGTGGCCATTGAGAACCCAGCTGATGTCTGCGTCATCTCCTCCAGGAACACTGGACAG AGGGCTGTGCTGAAGTTTGCATCCGCCACCGGCGCCACCACCTTCCACGGTCGTTTTACCCCCGGAACCTTCACCAATCAGATCCAGGCTGCTTTCCGTGAGCCCCGCCTCCTGATCGTGACAGACCCCCGTGCCGACCACCAGCCCTTGACTGAGGCCTCCTACGTCAACATCCCCACGATCGCCATGTGCAACACTGACTCTCCCCTCAGATACGTGGACATCGCCATCCCCTGCAACAACAAG GGCCACCACTCTGTTGGTCTGATGTGGTGGATGCTGTCCAGGGAGGTGCTGCGGATGAGGGGCACCATCTCCAGGGAACACCCCTGGGAGGTCATGCCTGATCTCTACTTCTACAGAGATCCAGAGGAG ATTGAGAAGGAGGAGCAGGCTGCGGCCGAGAAGGCTGTTGGCAAGGAGGAGTTCCAGGGCGAGTGGACCGCCCCCACGGCCGACTTTGCCCAGCCCGAGGTGGCCGACTGGTCCGAGGGAGTGGCAGTGCCCTCTGTGCCCATCCAGCAGTTCCCTGCTGGCATTGAGG CCGCTGCACCTTCCAAGGCCCCAGCTGCAGCTGAAGGCTTTGCTG AGGATTGGagtgcccagcccgccacagagGATTGGTCCGCTGCCCCCACTGCCCAGGCTACCGAGTGGGGTGGTGCCTCCGCTGATTGGTCCTAA
- the LOC115147211 gene encoding 40S ribosomal protein SA isoform X1, with amino-acid sequence MSGGLDVLQMKEEDVLKFLAAGTHLGGTNMDFQMEHYTYKRKSDGVYIINLKKTWEKLLLAARAIVAIENPADVCVISSRNTGQRAVLKFASATGATTFHGRFTPGTFTNQIQAAFREPRLLIVTDPRADHQPLTEASYVNIPTIAMCNTDSPLRYVDIAIPCNNKGHHSVGLMWWMLSREVLRMRGTISREHPWEVMPDLYFYRDPEEIEKEEQAAAEKAVGKEEFQGEWTAPTADFAQPEVADWSEGVAVPSVPIQQFPAGIEGKSFTEAAAPSKAPAAAEGFAEDWSAQPATEDWSAAPTAQATEWGGASADWS; translated from the exons ATGTCCGGAGGTCTGGATGTGCTGcagatgaaggaggaggatgtgcTCAAGTTCCTGGCAGCCGGGACCCACCTGGGAGGTACCAACATGGACTTCCAGATGGAGCACTACACGTACAAGAGAAAGAGTGATG GTGTGTACATCATCAACCTGAAGAAGACATGGGAGAAGCTGCTGCTGGCTGCCCGTGCCATCGTGGCCATTGAGAACCCAGCTGATGTCTGCGTCATCTCCTCCAGGAACACTGGACAG AGGGCTGTGCTGAAGTTTGCATCCGCCACCGGCGCCACCACCTTCCACGGTCGTTTTACCCCCGGAACCTTCACCAATCAGATCCAGGCTGCTTTCCGTGAGCCCCGCCTCCTGATCGTGACAGACCCCCGTGCCGACCACCAGCCCTTGACTGAGGCCTCCTACGTCAACATCCCCACGATCGCCATGTGCAACACTGACTCTCCCCTCAGATACGTGGACATCGCCATCCCCTGCAACAACAAG GGCCACCACTCTGTTGGTCTGATGTGGTGGATGCTGTCCAGGGAGGTGCTGCGGATGAGGGGCACCATCTCCAGGGAACACCCCTGGGAGGTCATGCCTGATCTCTACTTCTACAGAGATCCAGAGGAG ATTGAGAAGGAGGAGCAGGCTGCGGCCGAGAAGGCTGTTGGCAAGGAGGAGTTCCAGGGCGAGTGGACCGCCCCCACGGCCGACTTTGCCCAGCCCGAGGTGGCCGACTGGTCCGAGGGAGTGGCAGTGCCCTCTGTGCCCATCCAGCAGTTCCCTGCTGGCATTGAGGGTAAGAGCTTCACCGAGG CCGCTGCACCTTCCAAGGCCCCAGCTGCAGCTGAAGGCTTTGCTG AGGATTGGagtgcccagcccgccacagagGATTGGTCCGCTGCCCCCACTGCCCAGGCTACCGAGTGGGGTGGTGCCTCCGCTGATTGGTCCTAA
- the LOC115147212 gene encoding mitochondrial glycine transporter B-like isoform X2, translating into MELALAHPALKAFMCGSLSGTCSTLLFQPLDLVKTRLQTLQNNMKPGAPKVGMMTVLVQVIRTESFLGLWKGVSPSFVRCIPGVGIYFSTFYSLKQHYFQEGRAPNAGEAVLLGAGARAVAGVCMLPVTVIKTRFESGRYNYVSVLGALKSVCETEGPRALFSGLTATLLRDAPFSGIYVMFYSQAKRSLPPEVSSSPYAPLGNFGCGVMAGVLASVVTQPADVVKTHIQVSPAHWTTKDAIRYIYTEHGLRGFFRGAVPRSLRRTLMAAMAWTVYEQLMARMGLKS; encoded by the exons GCGCATCCAGCTCTCAAGGCCTTCATGTGTGGCTCCCTGAGCGGCACCTGCTCCACGCTGCTCTTCCAGCCTCTGGACCTGGTCAAGACGCGCCTGCAGACCCTGCAGAACAACATGAAGCCTGG agctcctAAAGTGGGGATGATGACGGTGCTTGTCCAGGTCATTCGGACAGAGAGCTTCCTGGGCCTGTGGAAGGGAGTGTCACCG tcgttTGTGCGCTGTATCCCAGGCGTAGGGATCTACTTCTCTACCTTCTACTCACTGAAGCAGCACTACTTCCAGGAGGGCCGGGCCCCTAACGCTGGGGAGGCTGTGCTGCTGGGGGCCGGGGCCAGGGCCGTGGCTGGGGTCTGCATGCTGCCTGTCACCGTCATCAAGACACGCTTCGAG AGCGGAAGGTACAACTACGTGAGCGTCCTGGGAGCTCTGAAGAGCGTGTGTGAGACGGAGGggcccagggctctgttctccgGGCTGACGGCCACACTGCTCCGAGACGCCCCCTTCTCTGGCATCTATGTCATGTTCTACAGCCAGGCCAAGAGGTCCCTGCCACCGG AGGTGAGCTCGTCGCCCTATGCCCCGTTGGGGAACTTTGGCTGTGGGGTGATGGCCGGAGTCCTGGCCTCTGTGGTCACCCAGCCAGCTGACGTGGTCAAGACTCACATCCAGGTCAGCCCCGCCCACTGGACCACCAAGGACGCCATTCGCTACATCTATACG gAGCATGGTCTGAGGGGTTTCTTCCGTGGGGCTGTGCCACGCTCTCTGAGGAGGACTCTGATGGCAGCCATGGCCTGGACCGTCTACGAACAGCTGATGGCCCGCATGGGACTCaagtcctga